Proteins encoded by one window of Antechinus flavipes isolate AdamAnt ecotype Samford, QLD, Australia chromosome 4, AdamAnt_v2, whole genome shotgun sequence:
- the SLC29A1 gene encoding equilibrative nucleoside transporter 1: protein MTTGHKPQDRYKAVWLIFFMLGLGTLLPWNFFMTATMYFKSRLGPPQNNSVSLSEENGALLGSASPPPTESSFLDSIFNNVMTLCAMLPLLVFTCLNSFLHQRIPQALRILGSLVAILLMFALTAILVKVNLDPLPFFVLTMIKIVIINSFGAILQGSMFGLAGLLPTSYTAPIMSGQGLAGTFAALAMICAIASGSQLEESAFGYFITACGVIVLSILCYLILPHLKFYQYYQQAKMGPHGERETKMDLIRRGENPTKTAEGGISKPSQQATPYEKTSIIAILKQIWVLALSVCFVFTITIGVFPSVTAEIQSTIAGTSDWNKYFIPVSCFFVFNIFDWAGRSLTTVYMWPKQESQWQLPALVMARVVFVPLMMLCNVQPRNNLPVIFHHDAWFIVFMIFFAFSNGYLASLCMCFGPKKVNPSEAETAGAIMAFFLSLGLALGALLSFVFRAIV from the exons ATGACGACCGGTCACAAGCCACAGGACAG gTACAAAGCCGTATGGCTTATCTTCTTCATGCTGGGCCTGGGCACCCTACTGCCATGGAATTTCTTTATGACTGCCACTATG TACTTCAAAAGCCGCTTGGGCCCACCCCAGAATAATTCAGTTTCCTTGTCGGAGGAAAATGGGGCCCTCCTGGGGAGCGCATCTCCACCCCCAACGGAGTCTAGTTTCCTGGATTCCATTTTCAACAATGTCATGACCTTATGTGCTATGCTTCCCCTCCTGGTCTTCACCTGTCTCAACTCTTTCCTGCATCAGAG GATCCCCCAGGCCCTGCGGATCTTGGGCAGTCTGGTGGCCATCTTGCTGATGTTTGCCTTGACAGCTATCCTGGTAAAAGTAAACCTTGATCCCCTGCCCTTCTTCGTTCTCACCATGATCAAGATTGTCATCATCAACT CATTTGGAGCCATTCTCCAGGGCAGCATGTTTGGCCTGGCTGGCCTGCTGCCCACCAGTTACACAGCTCCCATCATGAGTGGCCAAGGCCTGGCTGGAACCTTTGCTGCGCTGGCCATGATCTGCGCCATTGCCA GTGGTTCACAACTGGAGGAAAGTGCTTTTGGATACTTCATTACTGCCTGTGGAGTCATTGTCCTTTCTATCTTGTGCTATTTGATCCTGCCTCACCTG aAATTCTACCAATATTACCAGCAAGCGAAGATGGGGCCTCATGGGGAGCGAGAAACCAAAATGGATTTGATTCGAAGAG GAGAGAACCCTACCAAGACTGCAGAAGGAGGGATATCAAAGCCCAGCCAACAGGCTACTCCCTATGAGAAAACTTCCATCATAGCTATCCTCAAACAG ATCTGGGTTCTGGCATTGTCTGTCTGCTTTGTCTTCACCATCACCATCGGCGTGTTCCCTTCTGTGACGGCTGAGATCCAGTCCACCATTGCAGGGACCAGTGACTGGA ACAAGTATTTCATTCCTGTCTCCTGCTTCTTCGTTTTCAATATCTTTGACTGGGCTGGCCGGAGCCTCACTACAGTGTACATGTGG CCGAAACAAGAGAGCCAATGGCAGCTTCCTGCCCTGGTGATGGCGAGGGTCGTGTTTGTGCCCCTAATGATGCTGTGCAACGTTCAGCCGAGGAATAACCTGCCCGTGATCTTCCACCACGACGCCTGGTTCATTGTCTTCATGATATTCTTCGCCTTCTCCAACGGCTACCTCGCCAGCCTCTGCATGTGCTTCGGCCCCAA GAAAGTGAACCCTTCAGAGGCGGAGACTGCAGGTGCAATCATggccttcttcctctccctgggCCTGGCCCTGGGTGCCTTATTGTCCTTCGTGTTCCGGGCTATAGTGTGA